AGGTCAGCTTCCTCGACGTCGTCTACTTCACCATGATCTCGATTACGACGACGGGCTTCGGCGACATTGCGCCGATCAGCGACCGCGCGCGGCTGGTCGAAGCGGTCATCGTGACGCCCATCCGTTTCGCCGTATTCTTCATTTTCGTCGGAACGGCCTATAATTTCATCATCAAACGCAGCTGGGAGAAGTGGCGCATGGCACGCATCCAGGGAAACCTCACCGACCATATCGTGGTGCTGGGTTACGGCGTGTCCGGTTCGGAAAGCGTCCAGGAACTGATCGAGCGCGGGACCGATCCGAGCTGTATCGTCGTGGTCGATCCGAGCGACGAACGGCTCGCCGAAGCCGAGGCGCTGGGCTGCAATGTCATTGCCGCCGATGCGACGCGCGACTCGACGCTCGAGGCGGTTCGGATCCGCGAGGCCAAGAACGTGCTGGTTTCGGCCGGTCGCGACGACACCTCGATCCTCATCGTCCTGACCGTGCGGCACCTCGCGCCCGATGTCCCGATCAGCGTCGTCGTGCGCGCCGACGACAACGAGTTTCTCGCTCGCCAGGCCGGTGCCAACAATGTGATCAATCCGGTGCGCTTCACCGGGCTGCTGCTCGCCGGCAGCGCCAAGGGCGCGCATATCGCCGATTATCTCGCGGACCTGGCTTCGGTCACCGGTCGGGTTCAACTGGTCGAGCGCGAAATCACCGAGGAGGAATGCGGCTGCTCGATCACTTCGCTCAAGTCGGGCGGTCGCGGCCTCAGGGTCTATCGCGGCGGCAAGGTGCTCGGATTCTGGGAGGACGAGTGCGAGACGCTGCAGCCAGGCGACATCGTGGTCGAGATCGTCCCGACCGAGAGTGGCAGCTCCCGCGGGGACGGACACAGCCGCGAGCCTTGACGTTCCGCTCCATTCTCCGGGCGAAGCTCGCACTGGCCTAATCGGTGCGGCGGGTGTAGAGGGCCGCCCGATCCTGGATTAATTGGCATGAACACCACCACGAAACTCCCCGACCAGAAGAAGGTCGGCATGGTCAGTCTTGGCTGCCCAAAGGCGCTGGTCGATAGCGAGCGTATCCTCACCCGGCTGCGCGCCGATGGCTATGCGATGAGCCCCGATTACGCCGGTGCAGACGTCGTACTGGTCAATACCTGCGGCTTCCTCGACAGCGCCAAGGAAGAAAGCCTCGCCGCGATTGGCGAAGCCATTGCAGAGAACGGCCGCGTAATCGTGACTGGCTGCATGGGCGAAGAGGCCGATGCAATCCGTGCGGCTCATCCGGCTGTGCTCGCCGTAACCGGCGCTCACCAGTACGAGCAGGTGGTGGAAGCGGTGCACCTGCACGCACCGCCGAGCCAAGGCCCGTTTGTCGACCTGATCCCGCAGCCTGACGTCAAACTTACGCCGCGACATTACAGCTACCTCAAGATTTCAGAGGGTTGCAATCACTCCTGCGCCTTCTGCATCATTCCGCAGTTGCGCGGCAAGCTGGCCAGCCGCCGGGTCGATGCAGTCCTGCGCGAAGCGGAAAAACTGGTCGCTGCGGGCACGAAGGAACTGCTCGTCATCAGCCAGGACACCAGCGCCTATGGCGTCGATATCCGGCATGAGGAACGCGAGTGGAAGGGCCATGCGGTCCGCGCGCATATGACCGACCTGGCGCGTGAGCTGGGTCAGCTCCGCACGCCAGAAGGCAAGGTACCGTGGGTGCGCCTGCACTACGTCTATCCCTATCCGCATGTCGATGCGGTGATCCCGCTGATGGCGGAGGGCTTGTTGACGCCCTATCTCGATATCCCATTCCAGCATGCTTCACCCGCCGTGCTGCGCGCCATGAAGCGACCGGCGAACGAGGCCAAGGTACTCGACCGGCTCAGGAGCTGGCGCGAGACCTGCCCCGAAATCGCAGTGCGTTCGAGCTTCGTGGTCGGCTTCCCCGGCGAGACCGAGGATGATTTCAGCTATCTGCTGGACTGGCTCGAGGAAGCGCAACTCGACCGTGTCGGTGCCTTCCGCTTCGAACCGGTCGAAGGCGCGCAGGCCAACGCCCTGCCCGATCCGGTCCCGGAAGAGGTCAAGGAGGAGCGTTATGCACGCGTCATGGAAGTGACCGAGCGGATCAGCGCCGCGAAGCTCGCGAAGAAAGTGGGCTCCACCATCCCGGTGATCATCGACGAAGTCGGCAAGCCGGACGAGGACGGCGACATCGGCGCGACCGGTCGCAGCCAGGCCGATGCTCCCGAGATCGACGGTGCGGTCTACCTGCGCAATGTCCCGGAAAATCTGGCCGAGGGCGATATCGTCGACGTCGCAATCGAGGATGCCGATGCCCACGACCTGTTCGGCGTGATCGAAGCGGGATGAGGCAGGCGACGACGATCCTC
This region of Altererythrobacter sp. CAU 1644 genomic DNA includes:
- a CDS encoding potassium channel family protein; protein product: MTDQVDRIAPSRPPKRFRGPRFKPLRRAVRIPVWGDLGIRLGLALLLIFIVIMVHWWDREGLIDNLDGEVSFLDVVYFTMISITTTGFGDIAPISDRARLVEAVIVTPIRFAVFFIFVGTAYNFIIKRSWEKWRMARIQGNLTDHIVVLGYGVSGSESVQELIERGTDPSCIVVVDPSDERLAEAEALGCNVIAADATRDSTLEAVRIREAKNVLVSAGRDDTSILIVLTVRHLAPDVPISVVVRADDNEFLARQAGANNVINPVRFTGLLLAGSAKGAHIADYLADLASVTGRVQLVEREITEEECGCSITSLKSGGRGLRVYRGGKVLGFWEDECETLQPGDIVVEIVPTESGSSRGDGHSREP
- the rimO gene encoding 30S ribosomal protein S12 methylthiotransferase RimO, translated to MNTTTKLPDQKKVGMVSLGCPKALVDSERILTRLRADGYAMSPDYAGADVVLVNTCGFLDSAKEESLAAIGEAIAENGRVIVTGCMGEEADAIRAAHPAVLAVTGAHQYEQVVEAVHLHAPPSQGPFVDLIPQPDVKLTPRHYSYLKISEGCNHSCAFCIIPQLRGKLASRRVDAVLREAEKLVAAGTKELLVISQDTSAYGVDIRHEEREWKGHAVRAHMTDLARELGQLRTPEGKVPWVRLHYVYPYPHVDAVIPLMAEGLLTPYLDIPFQHASPAVLRAMKRPANEAKVLDRLRSWRETCPEIAVRSSFVVGFPGETEDDFSYLLDWLEEAQLDRVGAFRFEPVEGAQANALPDPVPEEVKEERYARVMEVTERISAAKLAKKVGSTIPVIIDEVGKPDEDGDIGATGRSQADAPEIDGAVYLRNVPENLAEGDIVDVAIEDADAHDLFGVIEAG